Proteins from one Pseudomonas sp. KBS0710 genomic window:
- a CDS encoding helix-turn-helix transcriptional regulator, whose translation MSNPSTFTEVAALLAEPARAAMLLALFDGRALPAGELAFAASITAQTASTHLAKLVAGGLLVCQTQGRHRYYRLAGEHVAQAIEFLSAIAPLSAIVLKPQSREAQGLRFARCCYNHLAGQLGVAVTQALEKRHYLRAIDDKHYEVLPAGAAWLQTLGIDSSALKPTRQCLDWTERTHHVAGPLGVQLLSALCEAGWLRRAKDSRAVRVTPKGWAQFKAQLGLEPRDLENLEQKRALAG comes from the coding sequence ATGTCGAACCCATCCACCTTTACCGAGGTTGCCGCACTGCTCGCCGAGCCTGCCCGCGCGGCGATGCTGCTGGCGTTGTTCGACGGGCGTGCGTTGCCGGCCGGCGAGCTGGCTTTTGCCGCCAGCATCACCGCGCAGACCGCCAGTACTCACTTGGCCAAATTGGTTGCCGGTGGTTTGCTCGTCTGCCAAACCCAGGGCCGGCATCGCTATTACCGCCTGGCCGGGGAGCATGTGGCCCAGGCGATCGAGTTTCTCAGTGCGATTGCGCCGTTGTCGGCGATCGTGCTCAAACCCCAGAGTCGCGAGGCCCAAGGGCTACGGTTTGCGCGCTGCTGCTACAACCATCTGGCCGGGCAGTTGGGCGTCGCGGTGACCCAGGCGCTGGAAAAACGCCACTACCTGCGCGCTATCGATGATAAACACTATGAAGTGCTGCCCGCAGGTGCCGCCTGGTTGCAAACCCTGGGCATCGATTCAAGCGCGTTGAAACCTACGCGCCAATGCCTGGACTGGACCGAACGCACCCATCACGTGGCCGGCCCGCTCGGCGTGCAATTGCTCAGTGCCTTGTGTGAAGCCGGCTGGTTGCGGCGCGCCAAGGATTCGCGTGCGGTGCGGGTCACGCCCAAGGGCTGGGCACAGTTCAAGGCGCAATTGGGCCTGGAACCGCGTGATCTGGAAAACCTTGAGCAAAAGCGTGCGCTGGCCGGTTAA
- a CDS encoding FUSC family protein encodes MNLPFFARRLLRPLLDPYRRYRHAKLIHAVRVSIGLLATILLTTGINLPHGEWASVTMLIVIGGLQHHGNIGKKAVERAYGTLIGASVGLLLVVQQAYFGLPLLTYLLMSVVCGFFSYHAIGKGGYIALLSAITVFIVAGHGDNPISDGLWRTVDILIGIVLALAFSFALPLYAVYSWRYNLASALRDCAAIYSRIISGQSVTDDEHFKLLNRLNAAMLQLRSLMPSVSKEVRISMTELDAIQRHLRMCISTLEILGNTRPDPRDEQAMARMQVMLKAEHRQIRVQLVGMARALKSGFTERLERPAVHATDEAGLEAPVQSALDGYRLLTLQLAGNVDAMRGRLAKTASHWKI; translated from the coding sequence ATGAACCTGCCCTTCTTCGCCCGGCGCCTGCTGCGCCCGTTGCTCGACCCCTACCGCCGCTACCGCCATGCCAAGCTGATCCACGCCGTGCGCGTGTCCATCGGCCTGCTGGCGACCATCCTGCTCACCACCGGCATCAACCTGCCCCACGGCGAGTGGGCCTCGGTGACCATGCTGATCGTGATCGGCGGCTTGCAGCACCACGGCAATATCGGCAAAAAAGCCGTGGAGCGCGCCTACGGCACCCTGATCGGTGCCAGCGTGGGCCTGCTGCTGGTGGTGCAACAGGCCTATTTCGGCCTACCGCTGCTGACCTACCTGCTGATGTCCGTGGTGTGCGGGTTCTTCTCCTATCACGCCATCGGCAAGGGCGGTTACATCGCACTGCTGTCGGCGATCACGGTGTTTATCGTCGCCGGCCACGGCGACAACCCGATCTCGGATGGCTTGTGGCGCACCGTCGATATCCTTATCGGCATTGTGCTGGCACTGGCGTTTTCCTTCGCCCTGCCGCTCTACGCGGTGTATTCGTGGCGCTACAACCTGGCCAGCGCCTTGCGCGATTGTGCGGCGATTTACAGCCGCATCATCAGTGGCCAGTCGGTGACCGACGATGAACACTTCAAACTGCTCAACCGCCTGAACGCGGCGATGCTGCAACTGCGCTCGCTGATGCCGTCGGTGTCCAAGGAGGTGCGCATCTCCATGACCGAGCTGGACGCGATCCAGCGGCATTTGCGCATGTGCATCAGCACCCTGGAGATTCTTGGCAATACCCGGCCCGACCCGCGTGATGAGCAGGCCATGGCGCGGATGCAGGTGATGCTCAAGGCTGAGCATCGGCAGATTCGGGTGCAATTGGTGGGGATGGCACGGGCGTTGAAGTCCGGGTTTACCGAACGGCTGGAGCGGCCTGCGGTGCACGCGACGGATGAGGCCGGGTTGGAAGCACCGGTGCAGAGTGCGTTGGATGGGTATCGGTTGTTGACGTTGCAATTGGCGGGGAATGTAGACGCGATGCGGGGGCGGTTGGCGAAGACGGCGAGTCATTGGAAGATTTGA
- a CDS encoding winged helix-turn-helix domain-containing protein produces the protein MTYSTRSHLTDYASLGIHFGPFHLLPQRHLLLKHGQPVNLGSRALALLIALASRPGELLHKHQLLDIAWPRLVVEECNLRTQIKTLRRALGDDDSFYIATAAGQGYRFVAPTWFDREAVVKQPVVLGVYGCRHCGGAAMLPRFTQAGLQNS, from the coding sequence ATGACGTACTCGACTCGCAGCCACCTCACCGATTACGCCTCTTTGGGGATTCACTTCGGCCCGTTCCACCTGCTGCCCCAACGTCATCTGCTGCTCAAGCACGGGCAACCTGTGAACCTCGGCAGTCGCGCCCTGGCCCTGCTGATCGCCCTCGCCTCAAGGCCTGGCGAGCTGCTGCATAAACACCAACTGCTCGACATCGCCTGGCCCAGGCTGGTGGTGGAGGAATGCAACCTGCGCACACAGATCAAGACCCTGCGCCGCGCGCTGGGCGACGATGACTCGTTCTACATCGCCACCGCAGCGGGCCAAGGTTACCGGTTCGTCGCGCCCACTTGGTTCGATCGCGAAGCGGTGGTGAAGCAGCCGGTGGTGCTCGGCGTATATGGCTGCCGTCACTGCGGCGGCGCCGCCATGCTGCCTCGATTTACTCAGGCGGGCCTGCAAAACAGCTGA
- a CDS encoding type III effector HrpK domain-containing protein, translating into MPAIPSSRDPAQTPGTDGSQKKFETALYTAVNQPTFDPSKIRGPSIPLPYQNVQAPVNNSITYTPLGSDKPVTLKQIDNPRLYETLVNQYNAQQNDASFEKNLSDSKAAGYTQADASTVAPGLGNYKAIGSPTELGPGLIRYETASGDKVVVSQKDTPQLFDQVSGDFTKLSAINASGAEGYRLAGANESIDPATDIGPPEEVGPGLIRYQTASGDKVIVSQDITPALYDQVAKLYAGTTGAAGASDTSWIDNSSFGVSGAKDWNSITGNTSATPTKEELDLNRPRAAAQLLSQNWDAWGLHGAPIDFANPPTSLPPEAQAVLKYVASSPNLMAALDSGGRGKADNVITHSDVDHFISNTNSDIGAAAKSYASFMGSHPGDLAKANAKSAAIVMANESLVASSGTAMRPGDNQRSNDGMIRPDNLQALGSDSALSNELTGAAAMWSRPGMFHALETGGDNPATGKSDNLGTRDNIGAWLEKQAPKTDSDTLTFLDGAATRDAVAGVDTSKLTADILANPQNYTGEQKAAVMVQLTDAQTRLLVSDYVGNAGLMDKYTSPNWGLNPNEDKIKAQLQSGIETLSADPDVQNFLQNNRGPALSDIVSSDPSMKVAMQNYVEGGIESGKNLNDNLNAKDQNGKQIDMGMGLQNAANDATIANLALGGNGHVDLTKIAANAGQSDAILSYYKNQLVTGKAFTDAVAGGLDPTVAASSFAASTASAQAFLGDKATADDAATLQVNFNENLGDALLGGATTDTLNVTLGDGKGNFDEAKVTAAINDAQQKDPEMFTTSDGGKIDPAQVVSMLRSVWDIGRQGNKIADALPKAIEGMKFGDVSPAFKQGLLHIGSAVLMSGVLMARSASGSTTPVADANRVSAGLQFAGLLLEGGTKYAKEAGYGVTWVNRPDGGTIGDFPGKVPVGKGPLSPQQIANIGAAGKIIGSAGGIIGGVIGIIGGVDSLKKGDYLSGSFSVATGVLGTGAAVAGLVEAGAGLYGATEIGAVAGTISGILGGATAILGGIGSAFLPFALADAHGKAQDAFYGQLTPVLQQYGLTGGPTMDGDYPSDPIPAINT; encoded by the coding sequence ATGCCAGCGATTCCAAGTAGTCGTGACCCTGCGCAAACGCCGGGCACAGACGGCTCGCAGAAAAAATTCGAAACCGCGTTGTACACCGCCGTCAACCAGCCGACGTTCGACCCGTCGAAGATCCGTGGCCCGTCGATCCCACTGCCCTATCAAAACGTGCAGGCGCCGGTGAACAACAGCATCACCTACACACCGCTGGGCAGCGACAAGCCGGTGACACTCAAGCAAATCGACAACCCGCGCCTCTACGAAACACTGGTCAACCAGTACAACGCGCAGCAGAACGATGCCAGCTTCGAAAAGAACCTCAGCGACAGTAAAGCGGCCGGCTACACCCAGGCCGATGCGAGCACCGTGGCGCCGGGGCTGGGCAACTACAAGGCCATCGGCAGCCCGACTGAACTGGGCCCGGGTTTGATCCGCTATGAAACCGCCTCGGGTGACAAAGTGGTGGTCAGCCAGAAAGACACGCCGCAGCTGTTCGATCAGGTCAGCGGCGACTTCACCAAGCTGTCAGCCATCAATGCCAGCGGCGCCGAAGGCTACCGCCTGGCCGGTGCCAACGAGAGCATCGACCCGGCCACTGATATCGGCCCGCCCGAGGAAGTCGGGCCTGGGTTGATCCGCTACCAGACCGCGTCCGGCGACAAGGTGATCGTGTCCCAGGACATCACCCCTGCCCTGTACGATCAGGTGGCCAAGCTTTACGCCGGCACCACCGGTGCGGCAGGCGCCTCGGACACCTCGTGGATCGACAACTCATCGTTCGGCGTGTCCGGCGCCAAGGACTGGAACAGCATCACCGGCAACACCAGCGCAACACCGACCAAGGAAGAACTCGACCTGAACCGCCCGCGCGCCGCCGCGCAATTGCTCTCGCAGAACTGGGACGCCTGGGGCCTGCACGGCGCGCCGATCGACTTTGCCAACCCGCCGACCAGCTTGCCGCCCGAAGCCCAGGCCGTGCTCAAGTACGTAGCCAGCAGCCCGAACCTGATGGCGGCGCTGGACAGTGGTGGTCGCGGCAAAGCCGACAATGTGATCACCCATTCCGACGTCGACCATTTCATCAGCAACACCAACAGCGACATAGGCGCGGCGGCGAAGTCCTATGCCAGCTTCATGGGCAGCCACCCAGGCGACCTGGCCAAGGCCAACGCCAAGTCCGCCGCCATCGTGATGGCTAACGAAAGCCTGGTCGCCAGTTCCGGCACCGCCATGCGCCCAGGTGACAACCAGCGCAGCAACGACGGCATGATCCGCCCCGATAACCTGCAAGCCCTGGGCAGTGATTCGGCCTTGAGCAACGAGCTGACCGGCGCTGCCGCGATGTGGTCGCGCCCCGGCATGTTCCACGCCCTGGAAACCGGCGGTGACAACCCCGCCACCGGCAAATCCGACAACCTCGGCACCCGCGACAACATCGGTGCCTGGCTGGAGAAACAGGCGCCGAAAACCGACAGCGACACCCTGACGTTCCTCGACGGCGCCGCCACCCGCGATGCCGTCGCCGGTGTGGACACCTCCAAGCTTACCGCCGATATCCTCGCCAACCCGCAGAACTACACTGGTGAACAAAAAGCCGCGGTGATGGTGCAACTGACCGATGCACAAACGCGTCTGCTGGTCAGCGACTATGTCGGCAACGCAGGCTTGATGGACAAGTACACCTCGCCCAACTGGGGCCTGAACCCCAACGAAGACAAGATCAAGGCGCAGCTGCAAAGCGGCATCGAAACGTTGTCGGCGGACCCGGACGTACAGAACTTCCTGCAGAACAATCGCGGCCCTGCGCTCAGCGATATCGTCAGCAGCGACCCGAGCATGAAGGTCGCGATGCAGAACTACGTTGAAGGCGGCATCGAGTCGGGCAAAAACCTTAACGACAACCTCAATGCCAAGGACCAGAACGGCAAGCAGATCGACATGGGCATGGGCCTGCAAAACGCCGCCAACGATGCGACCATCGCCAACCTGGCACTGGGTGGCAACGGCCATGTGGACCTGACCAAAATCGCCGCCAATGCAGGCCAGAGCGACGCGATCCTAAGCTATTACAAGAACCAACTGGTGACCGGCAAAGCCTTCACCGATGCGGTGGCCGGCGGCCTGGACCCGACCGTGGCGGCCAGCAGTTTCGCCGCCAGCACCGCGTCGGCCCAGGCCTTTCTGGGTGACAAGGCCACGGCGGATGACGCGGCGACCTTGCAGGTCAACTTCAACGAAAACCTCGGCGATGCGTTGCTCGGCGGTGCCACCACCGACACGCTGAACGTTACGCTTGGCGATGGCAAAGGTAACTTCGACGAAGCCAAAGTCACGGCTGCGATCAACGACGCGCAGCAAAAAGACCCCGAGATGTTCACCACCTCCGACGGCGGCAAGATCGACCCGGCGCAGGTGGTGTCGATGCTGCGGTCGGTATGGGACATCGGCCGCCAGGGCAACAAGATTGCCGACGCCTTGCCCAAGGCCATCGAAGGCATGAAGTTCGGCGATGTCAGCCCGGCGTTCAAGCAGGGCCTGCTGCATATCGGCAGCGCCGTGTTGATGAGCGGCGTGCTGATGGCGCGTTCGGCCAGCGGCAGCACCACCCCGGTGGCGGATGCCAACCGCGTATCGGCGGGCCTGCAATTTGCCGGGTTGCTGCTCGAAGGCGGGACCAAATACGCCAAGGAAGCCGGCTATGGCGTGACCTGGGTCAACCGCCCGGACGGCGGCACCATTGGTGATTTCCCCGGCAAAGTGCCGGTGGGCAAAGGCCCGCTGTCGCCGCAACAGATCGCCAACATCGGCGCGGCGGGCAAGATCATCGGTTCGGCCGGCGGCATTATCGGCGGTGTGATCGGGATTATCGGCGGCGTCGACTCGCTGAAAAAAGGCGACTACCTCAGCGGCAGTTTCTCGGTGGCCACCGGCGTGCTCGGCACCGGTGCGGCCGTCGCTGGCCTGGTGGAAGCCGGCGCCGGTTTGTATGGCGCCACCGAAATCGGCGCGGTGGCCGGCACCATCAGCGGCATCCTTGGCGGTGCCACCGCGATTCTCGGCGGTATCGGCAGCGCGTTCCTGCCGTTCGCCCTGGCCGATGCCCATGGCAAGGCGCAAGACGCATTCTACGGGCAACTGACGCCTGTGCTGCAGCAATACGGCCTCACCGGTGGCCCGACGATGGATGGCGATTATCCGTCTGACCCGATCCCGGCGATCAACACCTGA
- a CDS encoding MFS transporter produces MPQPKVLAATSLSYVLVILDTSIVNVALAPIATALHSNTSALQWVVSAYTLTFGCLLLAGGAMADRFGARRLYMTGLLVFTLASLLCGVASNMSLLVAARVLQGVGAALLVPASLALINQAYAGNPAGRTTAISLWAGCGGIAMAAGPLVGGVLIEMLGWRSIFLVNLPLGLIAVGLSARLAASAIQPRAAGWLRLTVQLFGSRVFSLCVAVSLLSALLLYGLMFVLSLYFQRTLGLSPLRTGVAFLPLTVLVSIGSLMAGEFVRAFGSRWLISGALMLYVTGFGLLLMGGTTPDYALIVVPMPLIGLAAGLITPAATAALMNAVPPGQAGIAAGTLNTARQIGAALGVALAGALL; encoded by the coding sequence ATGCCACAACCAAAGGTGCTGGCCGCCACCAGCCTCAGCTATGTACTGGTGATCCTCGATACGTCCATCGTCAATGTGGCGCTGGCCCCCATCGCGACAGCCCTGCACAGCAACACCAGCGCACTGCAATGGGTGGTCAGCGCCTACACCTTGACCTTTGGCTGCCTGCTGCTGGCCGGCGGTGCGATGGCGGATCGCTTTGGGGCGCGCAGGCTGTATATGACCGGCCTTTTGGTGTTTACCCTGGCCTCACTGCTGTGTGGCGTAGCCAGCAATATGAGCCTGCTGGTGGCCGCGCGGGTGCTGCAAGGTGTCGGCGCAGCGTTGCTGGTGCCGGCGTCTCTGGCGCTGATCAATCAGGCGTATGCAGGCAACCCCGCTGGCCGCACGACAGCCATCAGCCTGTGGGCCGGGTGCGGCGGCATCGCCATGGCCGCCGGGCCGCTGGTGGGTGGGGTGCTGATCGAGATGCTGGGCTGGCGCAGTATCTTCCTGGTCAACCTGCCGTTGGGGCTGATCGCCGTAGGCCTCAGCGCGCGCCTTGCCGCCAGTGCAATTCAGCCCCGGGCCGCCGGCTGGTTGCGCCTCACCGTGCAGCTGTTTGGCAGCCGCGTGTTCAGCCTGTGTGTGGCCGTGTCACTGCTGTCGGCACTGCTGCTGTATGGCCTGATGTTTGTACTCAGCCTGTATTTCCAGCGGACCTTGGGGCTCTCGCCGCTGCGCACCGGCGTGGCGTTCCTGCCGCTGACGGTGCTGGTGAGCATCGGCAGCCTGATGGCCGGCGAGTTCGTGCGCGCCTTTGGCAGCCGCTGGCTGATCAGTGGCGCCCTGATGCTCTACGTGACTGGTTTCGGCCTGTTGCTGATGGGCGGCACGACGCCCGACTACGCCTTGATTGTGGTGCCCATGCCGCTGATTGGCCTGGCTGCCGGGCTGATCACCCCCGCCGCCACGGCCGCGTTGATGAATGCAGTGCCGCCAGGACAGGCCGGAATCGCCGCCGGCACCCTCAATACAGCGCGACAGATCGGCGCAGCCTTGGGCGTGGCGCTGGCCGGCGCGCTGCTGTAA
- a CDS encoding NADP-dependent glyceraldehyde-3-phosphate dehydrogenase, whose product MTTSNLLAQLFPTAANDIPEQFRLAASIEQRDYLVDGQLQVWNGPLAKVQSPVQLGDERVHIGSTPLLDAETALTALDAAVRAYDRGQGEWPTMRVAERIQHVEAFLRRMRERRDAVVKLLMWEIGKNLKDSQKEFDRTCDYITDTINALKELDRRSSRFELEQDTLGQIRRVPLGVALCMGPYNYPLNETFTTLIPALIMGNTVVFKPAKLGVLLIRPLLEAFRDSFPAGVINVIYGSGRETVSALMASGKIDIFAFIGTNKAASDLKKLHPKPHRLRAALGLDAKNPGIVLPEVDLDNAVSEAVTGALSFNGQRCTALKILFVHEEVVDSFIQKFNSKLATLKPGMPWEDGVSLTPLPEVGKVDYLKALVADAAQYGAKVVNPNGGESRGSFFYPAVLYPVNPQMRVYNEEQFGPVVPIVPYRDLETVIDYVLDSDFGQQLSIFGTNAVEVGRLVDTFANQVGRININAQCQRGPDTFPFNGRKNSAEGTLSVHDALRVFSIRTLVATKFQESNKALVSDILRNRDSSFLTTDYIF is encoded by the coding sequence ATGACCACCAGTAACCTGCTCGCCCAGCTGTTTCCCACCGCCGCCAACGACATTCCCGAGCAATTCCGCCTGGCTGCGTCCATTGAACAGCGTGATTACCTGGTCGACGGCCAGTTGCAGGTGTGGAACGGCCCGTTGGCCAAGGTACAAAGCCCGGTGCAACTGGGCGATGAGCGCGTGCACATCGGCAGCACGCCGTTGCTGGATGCCGAGACCGCCCTCACCGCCCTCGACGCCGCCGTGCGCGCCTACGACCGTGGCCAGGGTGAATGGCCGACGATGCGCGTGGCCGAACGTATCCAGCATGTCGAAGCCTTTTTGCGGCGCATGCGCGAACGGCGCGACGCGGTGGTCAAGCTGCTGATGTGGGAGATCGGCAAGAACCTCAAGGACTCGCAGAAAGAATTCGACCGCACCTGCGACTACATCACCGACACCATCAACGCCCTCAAGGAACTCGACCGCCGCTCCAGCCGCTTCGAGCTGGAACAGGACACCCTTGGCCAGATCCGTCGCGTGCCATTGGGCGTGGCGCTGTGCATGGGCCCTTATAACTACCCGCTCAACGAAACCTTTACCACACTGATCCCCGCACTGATCATGGGCAACACCGTGGTGTTCAAGCCGGCCAAGCTCGGTGTGCTGTTGATTCGCCCATTGCTGGAAGCGTTCCGCGACAGCTTCCCGGCCGGCGTGATCAACGTGATCTACGGCAGCGGCCGTGAAACCGTCAGCGCGCTGATGGCCAGCGGCAAGATCGATATCTTTGCGTTTATCGGCACCAACAAGGCCGCCAGCGACCTGAAAAAACTGCACCCCAAGCCGCACCGCCTGCGCGCAGCCCTGGGCCTGGACGCGAAAAACCCCGGCATCGTGCTGCCCGAGGTTGACCTCGACAATGCCGTGAGCGAAGCGGTCACCGGCGCCCTGTCGTTCAACGGCCAACGCTGCACCGCGCTGAAGATCCTGTTTGTGCACGAAGAGGTAGTCGACAGCTTCATCCAGAAATTCAACAGCAAACTGGCCACGCTCAAACCCGGCATGCCGTGGGAAGACGGTGTGTCGCTGACGCCGTTGCCGGAAGTCGGCAAGGTCGACTACCTCAAAGCGCTGGTGGCCGATGCCGCGCAGTACGGCGCCAAGGTGGTAAACCCGAATGGCGGCGAAAGTCGCGGCTCGTTCTTCTACCCCGCCGTGTTGTACCCGGTGAACCCGCAGATGCGTGTGTATAACGAGGAGCAGTTCGGCCCCGTTGTGCCGATCGTGCCGTACCGTGACCTGGAAACGGTGATCGACTACGTGCTGGACTCGGACTTCGGCCAGCAGTTGAGCATTTTCGGCACCAATGCGGTGGAAGTCGGCCGGCTGGTGGACACCTTTGCCAACCAGGTCGGGCGGATCAACATCAACGCCCAGTGCCAGCGCGGGCCGGACACCTTCCCGTTCAACGGGCGCAAGAACTCGGCCGAGGGCACGCTGTCGGTGCATGACGCGCTGCGCGTGTTCTCGATCCGCACGTTGGTGGCGACCAAGTTCCAGGAGAGCAACAAGGCGCTGGTCAGCGATATTTTGCGCAACCGTGATTCGAGTTTCCTGACCACGGATTACATTTTCTAA
- a CDS encoding lipopolysaccharide assembly protein LapB: protein MARDNEDAVQLLKGIGELYRRNGQSQRALVMLLIAVSVAPHDRVLLRALVLAFTDSGDATRALGALDRLVALEGESASLLLLRARALWYGERKDEARQCFKRYLAARRANP, encoded by the coding sequence ATGGCCCGCGATAACGAGGACGCCGTGCAATTGCTCAAGGGCATTGGTGAGTTGTACCGGCGCAATGGCCAGTCCCAGCGCGCCCTGGTGATGTTGCTGATTGCCGTCAGCGTCGCGCCCCACGACCGCGTGCTGTTGCGCGCGTTGGTCTTGGCGTTCACCGACAGTGGCGATGCCACCCGGGCACTCGGCGCCCTCGACCGCCTGGTGGCGCTGGAAGGCGAGTCCGCCAGCCTGTTGCTACTGCGCGCGCGTGCGCTGTGGTACGGCGAGCGCAAGGACGAAGCGCGCCAGTGCTTCAAACGCTACTTAGCCGCACGCAGGGCCAACCCATGA
- a CDS encoding Dyp-type peroxidase, with protein MSHYQPGILAAPVPLQARHLFFAVDVLAAVPAALDALVQWADAGAVVGFGEPLVTSLGAHIEGLRAFPTVTGPGAHNPSTQQALWVWLHGVDRGELLLRSRAVEKALAPAFGLVQMTEGFRYKTGFDLTDYEDGTENPHDDAAVETALTDSGASFAAIQQWQHDLDGFAALPAQERDHIIGRRHGDNEELDDAPESAHTKRTAQESFTPEAFVVRRSMPWAENGQAGLMFLAFGHSFDAFEAQLRRMSGLEDGIVDGLYRISTPLTGGYYWCPPVKEGHLDLSALCVPAHI; from the coding sequence ATGAGTCACTACCAGCCGGGCATTCTTGCCGCACCGGTGCCGTTGCAGGCACGCCATCTGTTTTTTGCCGTCGATGTATTGGCCGCCGTACCCGCCGCGTTGGACGCGCTGGTGCAGTGGGCGGACGCGGGCGCAGTGGTTGGTTTTGGCGAGCCGCTGGTAACTTCGCTCGGCGCGCACATCGAAGGGCTGCGCGCATTCCCCACGGTCACGGGCCCAGGCGCCCATAACCCGTCCACCCAGCAGGCGTTGTGGGTGTGGCTGCACGGTGTGGATCGCGGTGAACTGCTGCTGCGCAGCCGCGCAGTGGAAAAAGCTCTGGCCCCGGCCTTTGGCCTGGTGCAGATGACCGAAGGCTTCCGCTACAAGACCGGCTTCGACCTGACCGATTACGAAGACGGCACCGAAAACCCCCACGACGACGCCGCCGTCGAAACCGCCCTGACCGACAGCGGCGCCAGCTTTGCCGCGATCCAGCAGTGGCAGCACGACCTCGACGGTTTTGCCGCGTTACCCGCCCAGGAACGTGACCACATCATCGGCCGCCGCCATGGCGATAACGAAGAGCTGGACGACGCCCCGGAATCGGCCCACACCAAGCGTACCGCCCAGGAAAGCTTCACACCGGAAGCCTTTGTGGTGCGCCGCTCGATGCCCTGGGCCGAGAACGGCCAGGCGGGGTTGATGTTCCTGGCGTTTGGGCATTCCTTCGATGCGTTTGAAGCGCAACTGCGGCGCATGAGCGGGTTGGAAGATGGGATTGTGGATGGGTTGTATCGGATCAGCACGCCGTTGACCGGTGGGTATTACTGGTGCCCGCCGGTCAAGGAAGGGCATTTGGACTTGAGTGCACTCTGCGTGCCAGCGCACATTTAA
- a CDS encoding FHA domain-containing protein — translation MTALISLGPVAATGAPTLTVTAGLHQGSSLVLDQPVYTIGADLAADLVLSDPGIAGLHLRLRFEGGHVAVEALGGEVLVNGTMGIPQGSGHRARLPLQLRIGAAGVSLALPEEAEQPSHAPRTLTPWIVALGLLFICAGALAFRSDPPLSQAVAAVDVPAIKQPSREQAKTWLEQQLRAAHLDAVSVTNSNGQLSAEGSFEQSQKPQWLALQQAFDQRYGQQIVLSPRVAVRADAARPRVRFQAVWFGTHPYVINDSGKRLYPGAALADNWVLERIENNQVILARGDERFTFTL, via the coding sequence ATGACAGCCTTGATTTCTTTGGGGCCGGTGGCCGCGACTGGCGCACCGACCCTCACTGTGACCGCCGGTTTGCACCAGGGCAGTTCCCTGGTGCTCGATCAGCCTGTCTACACCATTGGCGCGGACCTCGCGGCCGACCTTGTGCTCAGCGACCCCGGTATCGCCGGCCTGCACCTGCGCCTGCGTTTTGAGGGCGGCCACGTGGCGGTCGAAGCCTTGGGCGGTGAAGTGCTGGTTAACGGCACCATGGGAATTCCCCAGGGCAGTGGCCATCGCGCGCGACTGCCTTTGCAGCTGCGCATCGGCGCCGCCGGTGTGAGCCTGGCACTGCCTGAAGAGGCTGAACAACCCTCCCATGCCCCGCGCACATTAACCCCTTGGATTGTTGCGCTCGGTCTGCTGTTCATCTGTGCAGGGGCACTGGCCTTTCGCAGTGACCCGCCTTTGTCGCAGGCGGTGGCAGCGGTTGATGTGCCGGCGATTAAACAGCCGTCCCGCGAACAGGCCAAGACCTGGTTGGAGCAACAGTTGCGAGCCGCCCATCTGGATGCGGTGAGCGTCACCAATAGCAACGGCCAGCTCAGCGCCGAGGGCAGTTTCGAGCAGTCACAAAAGCCCCAATGGCTGGCCCTGCAACAAGCCTTCGACCAGCGTTACGGCCAGCAGATCGTGCTCAGCCCCCGGGTTGCCGTGCGTGCCGATGCCGCGCGCCCACGTGTGCGCTTCCAGGCCGTGTGGTTCGGCACCCACCCCTATGTGATCAATGACAGCGGCAAGCGCCTGTACCCCGGCGCGGCGCTGGCGGACAACTGGGTGCTGGAACGCATCGAGAACAACCAAGTGATCCTCGCCCGTGGCGATGAGCGCTTTACCTTCACCTTATGA